AATGAATATGTAAAACAACCCCTGGAGGCGCGTGTCTCCTGGGTCACCCACGATCCGTGTTTGTTCCTCTGGCTGTGACGCAGTCGGTACAGGGCTGTGACTGATTCCGCTTCAAAACATCATGTGGTTTTGTTCATTTGGCTACCGATTGTGTAGCAAGTAGGTCCCTTTGCGATTCTGCATCAACAGTGGTATAAGCCCTAATGAGTTTAGGGTAcagattaattaaaattaaaaaaagttcacAGTTTAAACAGGAAGGCATGATGACTGGGAGGGAAGCACAAACCTTTCCTAGTGTGGGAGGTAAAATTAAAAGAAGACCTTTAGAATCTGTTAGAGATCGTTTCCTGACGCATCTGGCAAAAAATGTACAAACCAGGCAAGTTTAAGGCAAGTCCCCAAAGAGGGGAGCTGTTTGCTTTCTGGCATAAGTTTAAGCTCTGCACCAAGGTTCATTCCTATTTTATCACTTGGGGCACGGGtagagaaacaaacagaaatgaaaccaaaaatcAAACCAGCTGTTAATTCCTCACTGCTTCGGTGTTTTCATAACCTGTCTCCTCCCGTCACCTGTGGAGGCACAAAGCATTGCCCCTGCTACAGGGCTTGCTACCCGCTGTCCCCAAACCATCTCAGTGACCTCAGAAGGCAGACACCTGGCTTCTTTTGTGACCCTGCTGGGTGTGCTGCAGTGAAGTGTTAGGGCCACAGAGTATGAGGGCCACAGTGAGATTCTGTCTTCTCTTACTGCTAATTTGTctgaaacaacaataaaaagatcagtGCTGAGGTCCCTGTGCACCGtgacttaaaaatgaaattaaaacaggaGGGCGACAGAGGACCACGTGGGAACCTGTTCTTTGGATCAAGACGCTCTCCAGTCTGCAATACATTCATGTCAGCCCCACCGGAGGAGGGCGCTGCAGCGGCTCTCCCCTCTTCCCTGAAACGTTGGTTTCTAAAAAATAGCTTGTTGCTGTACACGGTCATTAAATGTCCTATCATCTAAACAACACTGCCAGTTTAAACACGCATGCacgcacacgcacgcacgcacgcacacgaGACTTGCTGCAAGGGGGAAGGGCCACCTCTCTGGCGGCACCGTGGAGTGTACTGGAACCTGGACCCGCCGTGCTGTTCAGTGCCCAGACCTTTTGCAACTTCGGTGCAAAGTAAGTGTTAGAGCTAATCAAGACCAAAATGTATTTCTAAGTGAACTCCCCTTTGGAGATCAAGGGGGAGCACTAAGAAATCGCGGGTAAATAGGAATTCCCTGAAACATTAGTGTGAGAATTCTTGTTCacaacattgattttttttttcttcatgattgAAAAATGCAACTCAGTACACAGGATTTTAATAACCTATGTAATATCCCAAACAGCTtcttataaaatgcaaaatattccTAACAAAAATCCTAACTGTGCAGGAAGATAATGACATTTGGCTTCTTTGTGTGGCCACACACCTTTCACTAGTTGTCCAAGTGAAAACTGATCATCCAGTGTTACTTTTGGAAAATCTGCCATCTGTGACTATAAAGATATAAAACTCTGCTTGCTGCAAGCAATTGGTTTGTGTAGGTTCAGTTTGCCCCACTGGTCACAGATGAGCCATCAATACCCTTTCAGAgcccaaataaataatttaaagtcTGTCAGCAAGTTCCAGCATGATGAGAGGAGCCTCAAACAGAGAACTCAGGGCCTCCTTTCCGAGCTCGCATCTGCAGTCGCCTAAATCGGAATCCTACGAAGGGATTCATCCACAGGAGGGAAGGGGGCCCTCCAAAGACAGACTCCATCCCTTCCCACCGCAGTCTCCGCTCCCACGTTGGCTTCTCACTTTTCAGTCTCTCAATCTCctggaagcaaaaataaaagcaagtatCAGACAACATCAAGCAACACCAAACAGAGTCACAAGTCCTGTCGGGTGGCTAAAATAGGGGAACCTCCCCCAACAAAACCCAAGAACCCCATTTCACCACAGGACAAAGTATTCAAGTAAAGGGTGGGCTCTCTGTGCAGGCTCCAGCAGCAATGACCTTGCCTGGCACACAGCCAGCAACTGGTTGCCGTCTGCACCACTGAAGTCTATGTTGGGACCCTCCCTGACAGACACCACCTGACAGAAAGATGGAGCAGCAACTGCGAGACCAGAATACAGGAGGAGATCCTGTGGGCAAGCAGCCTCACTGTCCACCGCTAGCTGTCAACCCATATAAAGACCTTGGGGCCTCACTTGGCCACTGGAATCCCATGCGAGGCTTTACCAATAATGCTTTGTATCAAATGGAGAGAAATTCATGACAGCCAGCCCTGCTTCCTAGTAATATCCTGTAGCGTTCCTAAGAGTACTCCCGAGCAGTATATCGGCTAACGTGTGTTATGCACCTGCATCTCCTCTAGCGCAGCTCTCAGTCCAGCAGGCTTCTTTAAGCGTTACACTttcccagggctctatctgaggcgCTACAAAAGCTTCAttcaataagtttatttttcagaaacttaaaacctccagacagttcttaggccagataagccgTGAAatccagaggcaccagtctctctaagaacatcaaccagctaCATCCCCTTACCCCATCATGccgacactccttttcaacatgaagaagttagaatggtcattgcccaaataccactgaagattgggagaaggatcaaatgagaccgaggagttataacagagatgataggatttaacaagtgtcTGTGACTACCGaattactatattgatatttcttgttggCCTCTAGTATAacaactagaaagaaatacctgaaattatggaactgtaacccataccatactttgaaattggTTATATAACTACTAAttaaactatactttgaaatttatcactttcctggacataagttatatttcacaataaaaaatgttaaaaaaacaaaaaaaattacattcttGTCAGACAGCACTGGGGACAAAACCATTCAATACAGTACATAGCATGAACCATCATCACCCAGCtgatagcagatttgaaaagtttctccatttctccattcttttcaaaactagtttttagaaaaaaatctccattttTCTAGAGGTCTATGGTTCCCAGATATTCAACCCACAGAGGTTACGAACAATTGCATTCAATAATCAAGTTTGTGCTTCATTTTACAATTTTCCACTGGTTTCTGCTTAAATTTAGAAGCTATGTTCACACACAGAGGAAAAGGAATCCTGCACTGTAACAAAAATATCCCATCATACTCCAAAGACAATAGATAAAGGCCACAAACAGCCTTCAGGTCGTGAGTGGGTTAGAATTAaagccagggtgggccacggtggctaagtggcagagttcttgcctataATGctagagactcaggttcaattcccgatgcctgcccatgtaaaaaataaaaggattaaaaccagACAAGTGAGCTCTGGTGAGTGGGGCCTGGAGGGCCCTGGGACAGGCACCTGCACCCTAGGTTCCTCCTTctgtgccacctgctgggcactAGGCCcactcccccagcagggagaagagGCACAGTCTAAGAGAGCAGGTTCAGTGTCCATGCCATTTCCATAATACAGATGTCAAGGAGGGAAAACTGCACAGAATCATCTAGCCTGTTGGGGTCCCAGTGGTGGGGTCCTGCAGTGTCCCCAACTTGAGCTGCAGATTCCAAGCATCCAAAGAACTCAAAAAGTGGCTGATGCTGGGCCCTGCTCTCAGAGAGTCAGATTCAATCAGACCAAGGTAGGGCCCAACTCTGGTCTTTTACAAAAGATTCCCCAAGTGGGTCGAATGTGCTGCCAAATCGAGATGCACCACACTACAGGACCACAACCCAAATTCCATTTCAGAGAGTCATTAGGGGAACCTAGAATGGGAGAGAAGGCCTGCTGTAGGCACCTAGCCAGACAGCCAGGGTGGCCAATCCAGGCAGGACACCTAAGAACTGCATGCCCTTGGACAAGCGactgccctctctgtgcctctgtctcctcacctgtaaaatggggaagacAACAGCACCTACCTAGAAAGGGCACTGACACAGGTGAAATACAATGGGCCCAGGTATGCAAAGCAAATCCTCAACAAGCTTAGTAACCACTAGTTCTTGCTGGTCTAATCCCCAGCTATCTCCTCTCAGAGCAAATCCGAACAAGTCAAAGCTCCACAGGAAGAGGAACTTGCAGCCACATGGATAAACACAGGCCGAGTGTTAGaaagttctttcttttaaatgtcaGAGGGCTGAGTCCCTTCATACTGAATTACACAAATGATTTTGACTAAGAAATACTATCTAAATTGATAAAACTAAGGGCAGTGTGTCAATCAAGAGAATGTTTCTGAAACAGCTACTATGTGCCTCTCTCCCAACCTAGGGGTGGCCTGATCCAAGTGAACAAGAAAAAGTCGGTGGCATCAGAACACCTCCATTCCCACACTACCCGAAGCTCTTCCCACACTACCCGAGGCTCTTCCCACACTACCCGAGGCTCTTCCCACACTACCCGAGCGCCTTGATGCTCATACCAAGGATGGGAGCAGAGACGAGTTCCAGGGCACATCACCGACCACAGGGAAACAACCCAGCACTACAGAGCCTTGGGGCCTTTTGTGACATTTTATGATAAATACTTGAGATATGTATCTTGTTCCAAACTTGGAATGGAAGTGTTGCTCCTTGATCCTACCCAACAACCCAAATTAACAGCAGGGGAGAAAGTGGAAAGAGATAACTAGAGAAGATAACTAGATAAGTTTAAGTATCAAGGTTAACATGCCAAGTAAGCAGATAAGACATAAATTCAGAAGAATTCTGGACGTTTACACTTCAGTAATCGTTAGCCTCATTTGGCACCTGCAGACTGACCTTCTTGCTTTCCACTCATCATGACCAAGCCACCAGCAGTcagtggggaggggggcagaaaGTCCATCAAAGCTCAGAGAGCCACAGGGGGTGGGAGAAGGGGCTTGTCCCCGAGCTGGGCACCAGcacttttatccattcatcactcCTGCAAGTATTTATCAAGTGCCTTCTCTTGACTTGCAGGAAGAACCTGAAGGCAATCAATTCCCCAAAACTCATTTATCTGCTATGGTGGCAGGGTCTTCTAGAAACTGAGAATTTACTGACTTTCAAATCAAAGTGATGCTTACTATGCAAAATATGCACTACGCAGAATGACAGCAAGCACGAATCCAGGAGGCTGGGCTAAGCTTATTAAGGCTACTGAAGGGATCTCCCCAGGGAGTGTTCATACACCTGCTGTCCACACCAGTATTTCCCATTTACTCGGTCTCTGACCAAACACGTAGCAAACGCAGCAGAGAACTGAGCATACCGTTTCATCGTTGCATATTGAGTGGATCTGGGTGCCAAACATGACCGCAGTGAAAGTAAAAAACAGAAGACCCTCAAGGCACAGGAAGATCAACAGGATTACAGTTATTGGTGGTGAGAAATCGCTGCATTCTGCGAACAAGAAAAGGCTGGTTGTGATGGGACATCAGAATCTCATAAATACCCTCGAATGGAGAACATCAGGGGTTTAACTTGAGAACGTGCTCATTCTGTAAACAGGCACATTCACTCTTCACCAAGGCGCAGAGGAGCTCAACCCTTCCAGGCCTTTACCTACCCTTTCATGGATGGCACTCTCAAAAAGACTCCTTGAAATCTGAGATCTCTACTGACGTTGTAGCAATGTATTAAACTGCTTAATAAAATGTAGCCCAAACCAGGAAAGGACTAAAGTTGCATATCTACACATGTGGGTGATCCTTGCAGGGAGACACACATGGAGCCTGTCCACTCCCCAGCCTGTGCCCAGGGGCGTGGTGAACCTGGACTTCTCTATCTCCAGACTTAAGGGTGGCCAGTTAATGCAGGTCTCGACTACGCTTGCTTGGGTTCACACATAGTTGAGTAATGCAAAGGATCACTCCGAACAGTGGTTAGCTAGCTAACCAAAAAACAAAGATGAGTTTTGGTGGGAATAACACTAACTTGCTCAAAATCTGCAAGATTCAAATAAAACCACTTAGTAGAAGTTAATGTAATTAGCTAAGGAAAATTATTAACTGACTTCACTCTACTAACAAAATGGCAATATTAAAAGTTAAccattctaaaaaaagaaaaagttaatcattctaaaaaaaattcaattaattcCTAAAGAAACCATAAGGATTTCCTTCAAAAGTTgaaaatgatttctttctttcaagcTCTTTCCCTTTTCACCCAATAGCATGCACTTCTGGGAACGATAGAAAAACTATCCACTCACCAGTCCACTGCCCTCGAACACAGGAAATAAACTGAAATCCGCAGAGAATTAGAGCGTGGACTGAAGACAGAGCTATGTACATCTAAAACGAGGGGAAAATCAGTTAGTAATTTGTAAGCAATTATTACTAGGAGCAAGGACTGCTCGATGCTATATTCACTTCTTTTTGTTAGTAAAAACTAATGAGAGAAGGAATAAACTGTAACAGTTAACACCTTCCAAGATCATAATGGACctagaaaaacaattaaaaaaaataaagcaggaaaatggTTATAAAACACTTTAGGAAGACCCTATTAAAGAtgatttaaagcattttaaagaaaaatataccatAGCCAGTAACTAAAATAATACAAGCAACATACATTCATCTGTGAGATTCCTTTGTACCAAGGACAGCACAGTCTCCTAATGTGTGTCCTGGTGAAAAAGCTGGAGAAGAAACTAGTCTGATGTTAGAATCAACTGACCCACTCCAGACAAGAGTCCAGTTAGAGTTTCAAATTCAGTATAAATCTCTACAAAGACATTTTTACTCACAGTAAAGAGCACAAAAAACCTCTGATTCTTTTCTCCCACACAATTGTTCACCCATGGGCAGTGATGATCCATTTTCCGAATACATCTTTTGCAAATACTGAAAGGGAGAGGTTTGATTTTTAGTATTCCATCCTCTGAGGAAAACACAGTAACACAaccaaaatcaatcaatcaaaggCAGGGAAGGtgagaataaatgagaaaagttgATAATACATATTTCTAACTTTGAATTAATCTAAAAGCCTTCTGGTTCCTAAGGAAAATATTCAGTGGAATAACAGGTTCAGAGCCACAAAGTTCCACTGAGCACTTGACCTGGGTGAGGGGGATGGTTCTCAGCCTCTCTCCCGGGCTCCCAGAGGATGTGCCCCAAAACGCAGGGCAGGTAAACACAACCTGAGGAGACTGTGCCAGGGAAACAAGAGGTGCCCCAGCACTTCCCCGGGCCCCCGCCACAGTGAGCCCTTCTGGTTGAGAAGAAGCCCAGAGTCTGCACTGTTTGAAAAGTCCTGTAAGGCCCCATGGAATTCAGCAGGACTGGTCCATGGCCTTGCCTCTGCAGTGGAAAGAAAATGACACCTATGGGTCACCACACAGCCCAACATCATGCTGCTGCTATGGTCCGGCCACACTGCCCCACACCCTGTATGTGCACCAGCATGTTCAAGAGCTGCGGCCACCCCGGGCACCCTCCCACCTTGCATGGTGGCTACCTGCAATGGTGAGCGCGCTCGGGCTTGATGCAGCAGCACTTTGGGCACTTGTAGATCACTTCCCCGGGCTTCAGCTGCAGACTCTCCATGTACTCTTTCGTAGCATTTCCTTTGGGTACTGCCCCCTACAGTTGAACAAAACACATTTTAGCTGGGGAGAAGGttaacacaaaaattaaataaatataggaGTTCATGTTAAGagattttacatataaaattaaaatatataacataaaataacTTACAATTTAA
The genomic region above belongs to Tamandua tetradactyla isolate mTamTet1 chromosome 16, mTamTet1.pri, whole genome shotgun sequence and contains:
- the ZDHHC7 gene encoding palmitoyltransferase ZDHHC7, with translation MQSSGHRLRDVEHHPLLADGDNYDSSSSSSSEADVADRVWFIRDGCGMICAVMTWLLVIYADFVVTFVMLLPSKDFWYSMINGVVFNCLAVLALSSHLRTMLTDPGAVPKGNATKEYMESLQLKPGEVIYKCPKCCCIKPERAHHCSICKRCIRKMDHHCPWVNNCVGEKNQRFFVLFTMYIALSSVHALILCGFQFISCVRGQWTECSDFSPPITVILLIFLCLEGLLFFTFTAVMFGTQIHSICNDETEIERLKSEKPTWERRLRWEGMESVFGGPPSLLWMNPFVGFRFRRLQMRARKGGPEFSV